In the Streptomyces spororaveus genome, GCTGCTCGCCCTGGCCGCCGAGCGGCCCGGGCCGCGCGTCTTCGGGTACTGGGCCGACCGGGACCTCGGGCTGGCCAGGGAGCTGGGAGCCGTCGGAGCCGCCGGGGACCTGTTCGTGGACGGGGCCCTCGGCTCGCACACGGCCTGCCTGCACGCCCCGTACGCGGACGCCGCGCACACCGGTACCGGATACCTCGACGTGCGCGCCGTCACCGAGCACGTGGCGGCCTGTACCGAGGAGGGGCTCCAGGCCGGATTCCACGCCATCGGGGACGCCGCGATCACCGCCGTCGTCGAGGGCGTGCGGGCGGCCGCCGAGAAGGTGGGCCTGGCCCGTGTCCGCGCCGCCCGGCACCGGGTGGAGCACGCGGAGATGATGACCCCCGCCACCATCGCCGCCTTCGCGGAGCTGGGGCTGACCGCTTCCGTGCAGCCCGCGTTCGACGCGGCCTGGGGCGGCGAGGACGGTATGTACGCCGACCGGCTCGGCGCCGGGCGGGCCCGTACCCTCAACCCGTACGCGGCCATGCTCAAGGCCGGTGTCCCTCTGGCCTTCGGCTCGGACGCGCCGGTCACCCCGCTCGACCCGTGGGGCACCGTCCGCGCGGCCGCCTTCCACCGCACCCCCGAGCACAGGATCTCCGTACGGGCCGCCTTCACCGCCCACACCCGGGGCGGCTGGCGGGCGCTGGGCCGGGACGACGCGGGTGTCCTCGTCCCCGGCGCGCCCGCCGACTACGCGGTCTGGCAGACGGGTGACCTGGTCGTCCAGGCCCCCGACGACCGGGTCGCCCGCTGGTCCACCGACCCCCGCTCGGGTACCCCCGGACTGCCCGACCTGAGCCCCGGATCGGCACTGCCGGTGTGCCTCGCCACGGTCGTCGGCGGGCGGGAGGTATTCGTACGCCCACAGGGGTGATCCGGCGGGCCTCGGTTCGGTACGGGCGGTCGGACCCGGATAGGTTCGGCCGGGTCCACCACAGGAAGTCCGTGCCGGACGACTCCGTCTGCGCAGCGCGCCCGCGCCTCGGGGGCGAGGGAAGGTTTCGCCGGGCGGCGGGTGGCCCCGGGTCGGGGTCCGCGGTCCAGTAGACAACGGTCACGGCGGCCCGCAGCCAGCGGGTGTCTGACCGGCCCGAAGGACCACGGGCCCCGGCCACTGTTCTAAAGTCATCCTCTGCGACCAGACGTACAGGACGTGCAAGCGCACAAAAGGGGACTCAGTGAGCGACGGCGGACAGCGGACCTACGGACCGCTCGGTACGGCCTTGGTGATCATTCCGACCTACAACGAGGCGGAGAACATCGGGCTGATCGTCGGGCGTGTGCGCGCGGCCGTGCCCGAGGCCCACATCCTCGTCGCGGACGACAACAGCCCGGACGGCACCGGCAAGCTCGCCGACGAGCTGGCGGCCGGCGACGACCACGTCCACGTGCTGCACCGCAAGGGCAAGGAGGGGCTGGGCGCCGCCTACCTGGCCGGCTTCCTCTGGGCCCTGGAGCAGGGCTACGGGGTGATCGTCGAGATGGACGCCGACGGCTCCCACCAGCCCGAGGAGCTGCCCCGCCTGCTGACCGCGCTGGCCGGCGCGGACCTGGTCCTGGGCTCCCGCTGGGTGCCGGGCGGGCGGGTGGTGAACTGGCCCAAGAGCCGGGAGTTCCTTTCGCGCGGCGGTTCCACCTACTCCCGGCTGATGCTGAACCTCCCGATGCGGGACGTGACCGGCGGCTACCGGGCCTTCCGCCGGGAGACCCTGGAAGGACTGGGGCTGGACGAGGTGGCCTCGGCGGGCTACTGCTTCCAGGTCGACCTGGCGCGCAGGGCGGTGCAGAAGGGCTTCCGTGTGGTGGAGGTCCCCATCACGTTCGTCGAGCGTGAGTTCGGCGACAGCAAGATGAGCAAGGACATCCTCGTCGAGGCGCTGTGGCGGGTCACCCAGTGGGGTATCAAGGCCCAGGCCTCCAAGCTGCTGGGCGGCGACAAGGGTGGCGAGAAGGGCAGTGACAAGGACGGCGGCAAGGGCGGCGGCCCGGGCACCCCTTAAGGGATGTCCGGTACCTCCGGCTGAGGCCGCTTTTACACGGCCCCAGGCACACTGGGTGGTATGACGACCGGTATTTCCACGGCCCCCCGGCGGCGCTCGCCCGCCCGTACGTTCCTCCCCCTGGCGATCGCCGCCTGGCTGATCCTGGAGATCTGGCTGCTCACCGTGGTCGCGGACGTGGCCGGCGGGCTCGCCGTGGCGGCGCTGCTCGCGGGCGGCATCGTCCTGGGCGCGGTGGTCATCAAGCGCGCCGGGCGGCGTGCCTTCAAGAACCTCGCGAGCACCTTCCAGCAGGCCCAGCAGGGGCAGCAGCCCACTCCGCAGCAGCCCGGCCAGGGCAACGGCCTCACGATGCTCGCCGGCCTGCTCCTGATGCTGCCCGGCCTGCTCTCCGACGTGGCGGGCCTGTTCCTGCTGCTGCCGCCCGTCCGGGCCTGGATCGGCCGCAGGGCGAGCCGCTCCCTGGAACGGAAGATGGCCTCGGCTCCGGCCGGCAGCTTCGGGGACGCCTTCCAGCAGGCCCGGATCCACTACCCCGACGGCAAGGTCGTCCAGGGCGAGGTCATCCGCGAGGACCGCCCGGGGCAGCAGGACGGCCCGGATGCCGCGTTCCGGCCGCCGCTGACCCCGTAAGGCCTCCCCGTGAGGCCCCGGAGACAAGCCGAGGGGCCCCGCCACACACTGTGTGGCGGGGCCCCTCGGCTTGTGTATCCGTCCGGCTGTCAGGCGGACTTGCGGCTGTCCCGCGGATGCACGGCAATGTTCATGGCGCCGGAACGCAGGACTGCAAGCCTTTCGGCCAGCACTTCCTCCAGCTCCTCGCGGGTGCGTCGCTCCATGAGCATGTCCCAGTGCGTTCGCGCAGGCTTGCCCTTCTTCTCTTCGGGCCCATCCCCGTCCACCAGGAGTGCCATGGCGCCGCACGCCTTGCACTCCCACTCCGGCGGAATTTCTGCCTCAACCGAGAACGGCATCTCAAATCGATGTCCGTTCTGGCATGCGTACTCCACCGCCTGGCGCGGGGCCAGATCGATGCCGCGGTCCGTCTCGTAGCTGGTAACCACGAGGCGCGTACCGCGGAGAGCTCGCTCACTCATGAATCGTGCCTCCCGGGCTTGTCGCCCACAGGACAGGTGTCGCTGTCGTCGTCATCCGGTCAACGTCCGGTCGGCGGTATAGATTCCCGCTCCGGGTCGTGCGTCGCCCGTCGTGCCGCCCCTTGTTGTACCCACCAGTGCCCGTTTTGTCACATCTGGCAGCAGATGTCACCCAACGTCCACGCATATTGAGCGCGCAGTAACGGTCCGCCTGGCAGGCCAAAGGCGTACACTACCGGCCCTTTGCTTCAACGTCTAAATTCGTTCGGAATTCGTTCGTAGATCCGGGCGGGGCGCACTCGCGGACCCGCGCTCAGATCCGCTCCGGTACAGGATTGCCTGCCGCCTCCACCGCGCGCCGCACCGGCACTCGCGCCAGCAGCACGAATCCAAGTGCGAAGAAGACCACCAGGGAGATGATCGCGTCCCGGTAGCTGCCCGTGAGCTGGTACGTCAGGCCGAACACCAGCGGCCCCACCCAGCTCAGGCCCCGGTCGCTCATCTCGTACGCCGAGAAGTACTCGGCCTCCTTGCCCGCGGGCACCAGGTGCGAGAACAGCGAGCGCGACAGGGCCTGGCTGCCTCCCAGCACCAGCCCGATCATCGCGGCGAGCGCGAAGAACCACACCGGGGTCCGCGCCGGCAGGAAGTATCCGGCCGCCAGGGTCACCGCCCACGCGGCCAGCGAGCCCAGGATCGTCCGCTTGGCTCCGTAGGTCCGGGCGAGGCGGCCCATGCCCAGTGCGCCGGCCACCGCCAGGACCTGCACCAGCAGCACCGCCCCGATCAGCGTGGACTGCTCCAGCTTCAGCTCCTCCGAGCCGTAGACGGAGGCCTGGGAGATCACGGTCTGCACGCCGTCGTTGTAGATCAGGTACGCGAGCAGGAACGACAGCGTCAGCGGGTAGCGCCGCATGTCCTTCAGCGTGGCGACGAGCTGCTTCCAGCCGCTGACGGCCGGAGCCGCCCCCGGCTCCCGCACCACGGCCCGGTCCCGCAGCCGGCGCAGCGGGATCAGCGCGAACGCCCCCCACCACAGGCCCGCGGAAGCCAGGCAGATCCGGATGGCCATCCCCTCGGAGAGACCGAAGGAGTCGTGCCCCATGTAGAGCACCAGGTTCACCACCAGCATCACGGACCCGGCCGTGTAGCCGAAGGCCCATCCCCGTGAGGAGACGGTGTCCCGCTCGTCGGGGGTGGAGATCTGCGGCAGATAGGCGTTGTACAGCACCATCGACACGGACAGGGAGGCGTTCGCCACCACGAGCAGCAGGCCGCCCAGCAGGTAGCGCTCCCCGCCGAGGAAGAACATTCCGGCCGTCGCCGCGGCGCCCGTGTAGGCGGCCGCCGCCAGCAGCGGCTTCTTGCGTCCGGTCCGGTCGGCGACGGCACCCACCAGCGGCATCAGCAGGACGGCCAGGATCACCGAGGCCGAGACCGAGTAGGCGAAGAAGGATCCGGCGCGCACCGGGATGCCCAGCGGGTGCACGAAGCCCTCGGCGTCCGCGGCGGCCTTGGCCACAGCGGTCAGGTAGGGCCCGAGGAACACGGTCAGCACGCTCGCCGAGTAGACCGAGACGGCGAAGTCGTAGAAGTACCAGCCCCGCTGCTCGCGCTTGCGCTCGGCGGCCGCGGCGGTCGCGTCCGCCGGGGCGGCCCCGGCTCTGCCGTCCTCCGACCCGGGTTCCGCTTCCTCGGTCCTGCTGCGCTCTTCCGCACTCATGCGGTGTCCCCCTCGCTGGTCCCGTTCCGCAGCGGCGTCCCGGCCCCGGCGGGAGGCGATGGGCGAAGTCAGGCCCAGGCCCCGCGCCGGTCCAGCACCGTGCGCAAGATGTCGATCCGGTCGGTCATGATGCCATCGACACCCAGGTCGAGGAGAGCCTCCATACGTTCCGGTTCGTTCACGGTCCAGACGTGTACCTGGAGTCCCCGCTCGTGCGCGGTCCGTACGAACCGGCGGTCGACCACGCGGATTCCGGCGTGGGTCTCCGGAACCTGCGCCGCCACCGCGCCCACGCGCAGCGCCGCGGGAATGGCGTACGAGCGCAGCCGCAGGCCGAGCACTCCGCGGACTCCGTAGGAGGTCGCCAGCCGGGGCCCGGCGATCCGCTGGGCGCGGGCCACCCGGCTCTCCGAGAAGGAGCCCACGCAGACCCGGTCCCAGATCCCGGCCCGGGCGATCAGGTTGACCAGCGGGTGCAGTGCCGACTCGGCCTTGACGTCGATGTTCCAGCGGGCGTCCGGGAACTCCTCCAGCAGCTCCTCGAAGAGCGGCAGGGGCTCGGTGCCCGCCACCCGGGCCTCGCGGACCTGCTTCCAGGACAGCTCCGCGATCCGGCCCCGGCCGTCGGTGACCCGGTCCAGCGTGGAGTCGTGGAAGGCGACGAGCTTTCCGTCGGCCGTGGCGTGCACATCGGTCTCGAAGTAGCGGTAGCCCGCCCCGGCGGCCCGGCGGAAGGCGGCGGCGGTGTTCTCCAGCCCGTCCGCGGCGCCGCCCCGGTGGGCGAAGGGGATCGGAGCCGGGTGGTCCAGATACGGATGGCGAAGGCGTACGTGCGTCACGGCGGCAGTATGCCCTCTGTTACCGGTGGGGAGCGCGCGGCCCGATGGCCGAGCGGTGAACGGCGCGCCGCCACGGCCGCGTGGTCCGCACCGCCGGGCGTCCGGGCGCTCGGCGGCCGGGCCTCCGGGAACCGCGGCCCCTGGCCCGGGTGGCCCCCGGCGTGACAGGCTGTGGGGGCGGAAGCAATCCAATACGGGCCGCGCCCGGCGTCGGGCGGGGCCAATTCGACGAAGGTGGACCGGACAGCATGGCCGAATGGACCTCAGCGGTCGGTGCCGCACAGCTCGCCCGTCTGATCACCTCCCAGCAGGAGCGGCCCGGTGTCCCCGGGGCCCGGAAGCCGCCCGCCTACCGGACCCTCGCCGACGGCATCCGCCTCCTCGTCCTCGAAGGCCGCGTCCCGGTCGCCGCCCGGCTGCCCGCCGAGCGCGAACTGGCCGTCGCCCTCTCCCTCAGCCGCACCACCGTCGCCGCCGCCTACGAGGCCCTGCGCGGCGAGGGGTTCCTGGAGTCCCGCCGCGGCTCCGGCAGCTGGACCTCCGTCCCGGCCGGGAACCCGCTGCCCGCCCGGGGCCTGGAGCCGCTGCCGCCCGAGTCCCTCGGCTCGATGATCGACCTCGGCTGCGCCGCGCTCCCGGCCCCCGAGCCCTGGCTCACCAAGGCCGTCCAGGGCGCGCTGGAGGAGCTGCCGCCGTACGCGCACACCCATGGGGACTATCCGGCGGGTCTGCCCGCGCTGCGCCGGATGCTCGCCGACCGCTACACCGAGCAGGGCATCCCCACCATGCCCGAGCAGATCATGGTCACCACCGGGGCGATGGGTGCCATCGACGCCATCTGCAGTCTTTTCGCCGGGCGCGGGGAGCGGATCGCCGTCGAGTCCCCCTCGTACGCCAACATCCTCCAGCTGATGCGCGCCGCCGGGGTCCGCCTGGTGCCGGTCGCCATGGCCGACGGCCTCAGGGGCTGGGACATGGACGTCTGGCGGCAGGTGCTGCGCGATTCGGCCCCCCGCCTCGCCTACGTGGTCGCCGACTTCCACAACCCGACGGGCGCGCTGGCCTCCGAGGACCAGCGCCGCGCGATGGTGGAGGCCGCCCGCTCGGCCGGCACCGTCCTGGTGGCCGACGAGACCATGCTGGAGCTCCAGCTCGACCCGGCCCTGGAGATGCCCCGGCCGGTGTGCTCCTTCGACCCGGCCGGCAGCACGGTCATCACCGTCGGCTCCGCCAGCAAGGCCTTCTGGGCGGGCATGCGGATCGGCTGGGTCCGCGCCGCCCCCGACGTGATCCGCAGCCTGGTCGCCGCCCGCGCCTACGCCGACCTCGGCACGCCGGTGCTGGAACAGCTCGCGGTGAACTGGCTGATGCGGACCGGGGGCTGGCAGGAGGCCGTCGGGCTCCGCCGCGAGCAGGCCCGGGAGAACCGCGACGCGCTGGTCGCCGCGGTCCGCCGGGAGCTGCCGGGCTGGGAGTTCGAGGTCCCGCAGGGCGGGCTGACCCTGTGGGCCCGTGCGGGCGGGCTCTCCGGCTCGCGGCTGGCCGAGGTGGGGGAGCGGGTGGGCGTACGGGTCCCCTCGGGGCCCCGGTTCGGCGTGGACGGGGCCTTCGAGGGCTATGTCCGGCTGCCGTTCACCGTGGGCGGGCCGGTGGCCGACGAGGCCGCCTCCCGGCTGGCGGCGGCGGCCCGGCTGGTCGGCACCGGCGCGGGCGGCAGCGGCGCGGAGCCGCCGCGCACCTTCGTGGCGTAGCCCGCAGGACCCGCGCCCGGCCCCGCCGCAAACCGCCTACGAAGCCTCGGCCGGTACCTCCGGAATCCCCGGGGCGTCCAGAGCCGGGCCCTGCACCGGCGGCTGCCCCTGGAGCGTCTTGCCCGGCGCGCCCTGATCCCGCCGACCGCCCCCGCCGGGCGCGAGCCGCCCCGGCAGCAGCTCCAGCACGGCCTGGCGGTACGCCGGGTGCGTGGCCTCGTCGTACGGGTCAGGGGTGGCGGGCACCTGCAGCCGGTGCACCGGTCCGGTGCCGAGCCGGGCGTACCCGCGCCCCGGCGGCACCTGCGCCGTCGGGGTGGTGTGCGGCGGCAGTCCCAGTACGTCGGCGATCTGCTGGATCGCGGCGGGCCCGAGCACGACACGGGCGCGGGTGTGCTGCCAGATGGCGTCGTGCAGCAGTTCCAGGTGCCCGAACTGCTCGGCCACCACGACGGTGACGTGCGCGGGCCGGCCGTGCCGCAGCGGTACCTGCAGCTGGGTCAGCAGGTCGGGGCCGCCTTCGGCGACGGCGAGGTGGGCCAGCACGCTCGGCTGGTCCAGCAGGATCCACAGGGGCCGCCGGGTGTCCTCGGGCGCGGGCCGTCCGGCCTCCCGGGCCCGGTGGGTGGCGATGAGCCGCCGTTCGGTCTCCTGCGCGGCCCATTCCAGGGTGGCCTGTGCCCCGGTCGGCCCGCATTCCACGGCGAGGACGCCGCAGCGGCCGGAGAGGCAGGAGTACTCGCCGCTGCCGCCGCCGTCGACGATCAGTACGTCGCCCCCGTGCCGCAGGGCCTGCAGAGCGATGTTGCGCAGCAGGGTGGAGGTGCCGCTGCCGGGCTGGCCGACGGCGAGCAGGTGGGGTTCGGAGGATCGGGGTCCGGTGCGCCAGATCACCGGTGGTACGTCCCGGGGCTCGTCGCCCTCCAGGACGGGCAGGGTGCGCTGCACGCCGCCGGCGTCGGTGAATCCGAGCACGGTCTCGCCGGGGGAGGTGACGAACGGCTGGGCGGCGATGCCCGTCGGCAGCGCCGCCAGCACCCTCAGGTCGAGCTGGTTGCCCTCCTCGTCCCAGTCGAAGAGATACTCCCGTCCGCGCCCGGACTTGGCGTGCAGCAGTGCCTCGATCCGGGCCCGTGAGGTGGCCTCGCCGTCGGTGAAGTAGGCCGGGTAGCGGATGTGGAGCCGGGTGATGCGGCCCGCCTCGTCGAACTCGTAGCCGCTGAGGGCCTTGTCCCACTCCCCGCCGTGGGCGAAGAGCGGACTTGGGTCCTCCGGGATGGAGAAGTACGGCACGAGGGCTTCGTAGAGGGAGCCGAGCCGTTCGGTCTCGGCATCGCTGGGTCCGGTCTTCGCCGGGGTGCGGTCGCGTCCGTGCCAGGCCGCCGCCGCCATGAGGGTGAGCAGGGCGAGGAGGGGGCCGTAGGGGACGAGTGCGACGACGAGGACGCAGGCGGCGCCCAGGAACAGCGCGGGACCACGCTTGTCCTTGGGGGTCTGCGACCACCGGCGCCGTCCGGACGCGGCCAGGATGCGCAGGCCGCGTCCGATGACGAGGAGCGGATGGAGGACGTCCGTGGCACTGTCGGCGGCCGTGCGAGCGAGGTCGCGGCCCCGGGCCAGCGACGTGGTGCCGCTGCTGAGGATGCGGGGAAGTGGGCGCCGGGCCACGGGCGTCTCCTGGAGTTGTCGGTGTGGCGGTGTTCCGGGTGCTGCTGGTGTCGCTGCGTGAGGGGCGGGCCAGGGGGTGTCCCCTAGAGCTTGATCCCGCCGAGCAGGCTCGCGAGGCTCGCCGTGCTCGCCGTGATGCTCGGGGCGATGGCGGAGCCGGCGAGGAAGAAGCCGAAGAGCGAGCAGACGAACGCGTGCGTCAGCTTCATCCCGTCCTTCTTGAAGAAGAGGAAGCAGATGATGCCGAGCAGGACCACGCCTGAGATGGACAGGACCATGAGGTTTCTCCTGGTTGGTGGGGACAGTCACCATCAGTTGTTCCAGGCTCACAGGAAGTATCAATGCGACAAAAGGTGCATACGGGTGAATCCGCGGGTTTTTCACTTGACCGGCTCAGTCCGGCTGGCGCGCCCGGCGCGCGGCGGGTCGAGGGTGATCATTGCCTCGGCCCGGCCCGGACATGTGCAGGCCAGGGCGCTACTCTGGCGATTCACCCGTACGGACGCAGCGCCGTGCACCCCCCTGCCCGCCCGGCCCCCGGCCGGGTCTTCGGCGTCGTGACGGGCGGGGCGGACCATGTCAGCAACGAGTGAAAGGCGGTACGAACCATGAGCGAGCACGCAGCGGAGGGCTCCGGTTCCCAGGACGTCCCCGACGAGGACGTCATCGAGCTGGCCACCAAGATCTTCGACCTCGCCCGCCAGGGCGAGACCGAGGCGCTCACCGCCTACCTGGACGCCGGGGTCCCGGCGAACCTCACCAACGACCGCGGCGACACCCTCGTCATGCTCGCCGCCTACCACGGCCACGCAGACACCGTGTCGGCCCTGCTGGCCCGCGGCGCCGAGGCGGACCGCGCCAACGACCGCGGCCAGACCCCGCTCGCCGGCGCGGTCTTCAAGGGCGAGGAGGCCGTCATCCGCGCGCTGCTCGCCGGCGGGGCCGACCCGAAGGCCGGAACCCCCTCCGCCGTGGACACGGCGCGCATGTTCGCCAAGGCCGACCTGCTGGAACTTTTCGGAGCCGAGTAGTCCGGTTTTGCCTGGGATCTGGCCGGGCCCGGACGCTTCCCCAGCTCACAGGTTGGTCACGGCGGCCATAAATGTGGTCGCGGTGCACAAACCGGCTGGGTCATCATGGCGTCGGATTCGATTCGCGAGCACGGGGGACGGGCAGAAGCGGGCGAGCGAGAACACGAAGGGTGTGCGAGGCCGGCCCGGCCTCCATGATCACGAAGCACCGACGAGAGTGAGAAGGCAATGGTCTACATCGAGCGGAACAAGACGGCGGACGTCCTCACATGCTGTTACGCGGCCCTGTGAATCCCGATTCCCGGTTGCGTCCCCAGCTTGATTTGAGGCCATTCCCATGTTCGAACCAGTCATAGCGCCGAGCGGTACCCTGCTCGGGCTCCTCCAGCGGGGCCGTGGCGACGGCACGCTGCACGCACTCGCGGCGCCCAGGGCGGAGGCCCTGGAGGCCCTCAACCAGTGCGTGCTCCGCGATCCGCGCCAGGACTGGCAGGTCGAGAACCGCTCCCTGTACTACGCCCGGCTGTACCTGGACCTCGCCGGTCCCCTGGGCGAGATCGAGGCTCACCTCTTCAGCGCCGACGACCTCGTCGACGAAGAGGACCACCGCACGGGCCTCGCCCTGTCCGTCCTGGGCCACCTGGCCTCCTACGGCCGCGACGACGCGCTCATGCTGCTGCGCCGCTACGCCGCCTCGGGGGCGAACTGGGCCTGGGCACTCGACGAGCTGGCCCTGCGTGACGACGACGAAGGCCTGCGGTCCCTGGCCGCGGCCGTCCTCGCCCGCTTCCCCGCCACGGCGGAGGGCGAGGCGCGGCTGGCCGCCGCCGTCCGCGACGCCTACGAGCCCCGCCCGTGGAGCCTGTGGGAGGAGATCCCCCAGTACGGAGAGCGCCTGCGCGCCGCCCGTCAGCAGGGCTCCTTCGACCGCTGGCAGCGCCAGATGACCCCCAGCGGCCCCCGGCCCGGCTGGGGCGTCCAGGCCGTCTTCGACTGGGCCGCCGACGGACTGCGCCGCGGCACCCCGCTGCACGTCCCCGCGGCCCGCTGCCTGGCCGCCGTGGCCCAGCCCGAGGACCGCTCCGCCATCCTCGCGGCCGCCGCCGGCGCGGACGGCGAGGCCGCCCGGGCCACCGCCCTGCACCACCTGGTCCTCGCCGAGCCGGACAACCCGGCCGTGCTGGACCTCATCGAAGCCGCTGCCGACGAGCCCGCCGTGGCCGCCTTCGAGCGCATGTGCGGCCCCGAGGCCGTCGAACGGGCCCGACGCTGGGTCCACCGCCCCGACGCGCTGGGCGAGGCCGCCGCGGCCACCCTGGCCGCCCGCGGCGGAGCCGAGGACGCGGGCCTGGTGCTCGGCGCCCTGCGCTCCACCGTGCGCGGCGCGGGCCCGGACACCCGGCGCCTGTTCGCCCTGGTGGACGGGGCCGGACGGCTCGCCATCGGCTGCGCGGCCCCCGTGCTGCGCCACGTCTACCGCGAGACCGCCTCGTCCCACCTGCGCGGCCGGGCCGCACGGGCCCTGGCCAGCACCGACCCCTCCTTCGCGGCGGGCTTCGCCGTCGAATGCCTCTGGGACTGCGAGGAGACCACCCGCGAGGTGGCGGCCCGCCACGCCGAGACGGCCGACGCCCGCGTCGCCCCGCGCCTGCGCCGCCTGGCCGCGGATCCGGCGGAGGAGGAGGACGTCCAGTCGGCCGTCCGCAGCCGCATCGCCCCGGAATCGGCCGTGTAGACCCGCCGGCAGCCCCACGACGCCACTCGGCCCGGCCCCCTGACAAGAGGGGGCCGGGCCGAGTGCTGTGACGGCGCGCGGCCGCGCAGCGCGATCAGGGCGAAAGGGTGGCCGGTGGGCTGGGGGTTCGGGTGGGGCGCCCCATTTCCTTCTCCTTCAGGTAGGCCTCCCGGAAGTCGACCGAGCAGGACGGGACCCATTCGTTCGGCAGGACTCCGAAGGCGAGTCCCCACTTCTCCTCCCACCACGGCTGGAAGTACGCCCACGTCAACACGAGTGTGTGTCCCGGGGGGACCGCCTTCGGGTTGACCTCGAGGGTGCGTCTGCCATCGCTGCTCGACACACCGGCCGCGGGATCGTCCTTCGGGCCGCGGACCCAGCCCTTGACCGCCTTGCACTCGAGTTCCGGCAGCAGCTCGGGCACGACGGTCGGGACCCCCAGTTCCTTCAGCCGGGCGGCCAGGGCCGGGAGCTGCTCCTGCCGGGGCGCATCGAACCGCAGCGACCCGTCCGGCTCCTTCGTGATCCTGGGCGCGTCCGAGGCCGAACGGCTCGGCGTGCCGGCCGGCAGGGAGCCGGTGCGGGTGCTGCCCGTGAGGGTCATGACGGCGACCACGGTGGCCGTGGCGACGCCCACCGCGAGCGGAATGCCGTACCGCCGGGCGAAGGACCGGGCGGGGGGCGCGGGCTCGATCTCCGGGAGACGGGCCAGGAGCGCTGCCTTCAGCCGCTCCTCGAAGCCACTGGGGCTGCTGTTCATCGGGCTGCCTCCATCTGGCGTGCGGTCATGGAGCCCGGGGCGCCCAGGGCGCGCCGGGCCCGGTGCAGGCGGACGCGGACCGTCGCCTGGGTGACGCCGAGGGCCTGGGCGGCCTCGGCCGGGGTGAGCTGGTCGAGCACGACCAGGTCGAGGGCGGCGCGCAGCGGCTCGGACAGGGCGGCGTGGCGCTCCGCGAGCTCCCTGAACGCGCGCTGGGCGTCGATCCGCTCCTCCAGCGCCGCCACGTCCTCGTCGTCGAGCAGGCGCCGCCCGCTCAGCCGCGCCAGCGCCCCGCTCTCGCGCGCCAGCCC is a window encoding:
- a CDS encoding amidohydrolase, whose amino-acid sequence is MTDRTAHSAEAAGAPTRTVLLRGGEVHSPADPFATAMVVERGRIAWVGSEGAADAFAQGVDEVVDLGGALVTPAFTDAHVHTTSAGLALTGLDLTGARTLSAALDLVRAYAASRPADRVLLGHGWDASRWPERRAPYRAELDEATGGRPLYLSRVDVHSAVVTTALLALVPGVRPDGDRPLTADDHHAVRRAALAAVTPAQRAEAQRAALDRAASLGIGSVHECGGPEISSPEDFTGLLALAAERPGPRVFGYWADRDLGLARELGAVGAAGDLFVDGALGSHTACLHAPYADAAHTGTGYLDVRAVTEHVAACTEEGLQAGFHAIGDAAITAVVEGVRAAAEKVGLARVRAARHRVEHAEMMTPATIAAFAELGLTASVQPAFDAAWGGEDGMYADRLGAGRARTLNPYAAMLKAGVPLAFGSDAPVTPLDPWGTVRAAAFHRTPEHRISVRAAFTAHTRGGWRALGRDDAGVLVPGAPADYAVWQTGDLVVQAPDDRVARWSTDPRSGTPGLPDLSPGSALPVCLATVVGGREVFVRPQG
- a CDS encoding polyprenol monophosphomannose synthase, with protein sequence MSDGGQRTYGPLGTALVIIPTYNEAENIGLIVGRVRAAVPEAHILVADDNSPDGTGKLADELAAGDDHVHVLHRKGKEGLGAAYLAGFLWALEQGYGVIVEMDADGSHQPEELPRLLTALAGADLVLGSRWVPGGRVVNWPKSREFLSRGGSTYSRLMLNLPMRDVTGGYRAFRRETLEGLGLDEVASAGYCFQVDLARRAVQKGFRVVEVPITFVEREFGDSKMSKDILVEALWRVTQWGIKAQASKLLGGDKGGEKGSDKDGGKGGGPGTP
- the fxsA gene encoding FxsA family membrane protein, translated to MTTGISTAPRRRSPARTFLPLAIAAWLILEIWLLTVVADVAGGLAVAALLAGGIVLGAVVIKRAGRRAFKNLASTFQQAQQGQQPTPQQPGQGNGLTMLAGLLLMLPGLLSDVAGLFLLLPPVRAWIGRRASRSLERKMASAPAGSFGDAFQQARIHYPDGKVVQGEVIREDRPGQQDGPDAAFRPPLTP
- a CDS encoding RNA polymerase-binding protein RbpA, with the protein product MSERALRGTRLVVTSYETDRGIDLAPRQAVEYACQNGHRFEMPFSVEAEIPPEWECKACGAMALLVDGDGPEEKKGKPARTHWDMLMERRTREELEEVLAERLAVLRSGAMNIAVHPRDSRKSA
- a CDS encoding MFS transporter is translated as MSAEERSRTEEAEPGSEDGRAGAAPADATAAAAERKREQRGWYFYDFAVSVYSASVLTVFLGPYLTAVAKAAADAEGFVHPLGIPVRAGSFFAYSVSASVILAVLLMPLVGAVADRTGRKKPLLAAAAYTGAAATAGMFFLGGERYLLGGLLLVVANASLSVSMVLYNAYLPQISTPDERDTVSSRGWAFGYTAGSVMLVVNLVLYMGHDSFGLSEGMAIRICLASAGLWWGAFALIPLRRLRDRAVVREPGAAPAVSGWKQLVATLKDMRRYPLTLSFLLAYLIYNDGVQTVISQASVYGSEELKLEQSTLIGAVLLVQVLAVAGALGMGRLARTYGAKRTILGSLAAWAVTLAAGYFLPARTPVWFFALAAMIGLVLGGSQALSRSLFSHLVPAGKEAEYFSAYEMSDRGLSWVGPLVFGLTYQLTGSYRDAIISLVVFFALGFVLLARVPVRRAVEAAGNPVPERI
- a CDS encoding glycerophosphodiester phosphodiesterase family protein, producing the protein MTHVRLRHPYLDHPAPIPFAHRGGAADGLENTAAAFRRAAGAGYRYFETDVHATADGKLVAFHDSTLDRVTDGRGRIAELSWKQVREARVAGTEPLPLFEELLEEFPDARWNIDVKAESALHPLVNLIARAGIWDRVCVGSFSESRVARAQRIAGPRLATSYGVRGVLGLRLRSYAIPAALRVGAVAAQVPETHAGIRVVDRRFVRTAHERGLQVHVWTVNEPERMEALLDLGVDGIMTDRIDILRTVLDRRGAWA
- a CDS encoding SCO1417 family MocR-like transcription factor — translated: MAEWTSAVGAAQLARLITSQQERPGVPGARKPPAYRTLADGIRLLVLEGRVPVAARLPAERELAVALSLSRTTVAAAYEALRGEGFLESRRGSGSWTSVPAGNPLPARGLEPLPPESLGSMIDLGCAALPAPEPWLTKAVQGALEELPPYAHTHGDYPAGLPALRRMLADRYTEQGIPTMPEQIMVTTGAMGAIDAICSLFAGRGERIAVESPSYANILQLMRAAGVRLVPVAMADGLRGWDMDVWRQVLRDSAPRLAYVVADFHNPTGALASEDQRRAMVEAARSAGTVLVADETMLELQLDPALEMPRPVCSFDPAGSTVITVGSASKAFWAGMRIGWVRAAPDVIRSLVAARAYADLGTPVLEQLAVNWLMRTGGWQEAVGLRREQARENRDALVAAVRRELPGWEFEVPQGGLTLWARAGGLSGSRLAEVGERVGVRVPSGPRFGVDGAFEGYVRLPFTVGGPVADEAASRLAAAARLVGTGAGGSGAEPPRTFVA